The proteins below are encoded in one region of Saccharomyces kudriavzevii IFO 1802 strain IFO1802 genome assembly, chromosome: 5:
- the SKDI05G0430 gene encoding uncharacterized protein (similar to Saccharomyces cerevisiae YEL025C; ancestral locus Anc_1.464), whose amino-acid sequence MPRREETDEERSNNELSFLPLCITSYRSRDEAGKLVSHFYHKGDYYLCFSYGLYAGSSNELSAKVELPSYGPSIVDYIIVPKFKSFSMVDAVSFCHLLTFSDGSMKGLKFKHDKFVTIYDSSVAPNLAITSSPASYRLNAFLDGILYTCNKNVLSNSGLPTLDANIYSFDFKKRSVEPFYATNDEEIISFDFMSRECLVDDITYPGKRQVYFICLLKSEYSENMILEEHHHTGNHDNWTFDLGGHRRYNLLTVSDDEFCYMKVLGNDTVIVLTNSYTQTMKLGENGLKKMAFFNNKGLPKEENHQFLKNSYNIMYEKSAIFLTIFDVHANRYTAKIHSSLLNEGQVQKDLKWSKERIFKLSRHDLCDAVLQLSGKRYIALTRMSGINFISNTHRGPKIEKVKGAPLYANKVYLASQVVRNKGTDIDSLLLGGSFNSKRGFLERKFSAYDESLLKLTTSTKVPLDNVTDFWVADLMTDDGNNILYESRGSVYKNGILLTDEPYDYGILVTRTGMVLKNNMDGSTGEMKQIDMLQSDNSFTNAFCYPIKNSYVRISILDPESTHLRKTKDIFIEGLDSKDSIIDGCSNGIQRFLFAVYSCGKVSVWDTTQNEIATSGPDLSFIAYDLLIKNFCACENSGNNSIYVIASTYIGCVRVYKKSESSFLEIALEIHSSYGQKLEILGTLSNSPLVFLYNEKETILLNLNNLTYGFIQLGLVPKRMRIRPGKELFSLCVLDSEFRMNVFDFGITSGSGDLTQQIVSLKPQVGNQILHLSSVPVHLHTIPNNLNQAVVCLVDTNSGQYELMLFDYLLMKPISTFRFPNTKYLHAIVKPLWSEDDSIYSSLRYFYGDKFIVCLSRGDKRTEFSLFEIRDSEIVQLYAHFLEDPVYSVFIYYEKSMVLFSGDRGVVAYRVHPLKDGSEMLEACSFPVLELVDPIGLSTYIDGNYLVHFEPMTGFVRTHLPIKETTEYPSEDSGGACMSFLDFGSITQVATKRFSRKQIKPGNKYMKNGKICSLGRLSSLSSVELKYSNRSYVATIGFDNILAIYEDSDKSLVENDGLTMPYLKTRLPDEIISLTPIPDGFHNLQICSSLNEERLKGVLPLFMLCGTKGQVYIVSELVNDLWMGPLHYCETVGIKNGGVAPNSEASMRNATRQYIVNNETGINESGFDEMGKSLKRRHIDHLPHRTIGFFDPAKLKRVAADFL is encoded by the coding sequence ATGCCAAGACGAGAGGAAACGGACGAAGAACGATCGAATAACGAGCTGTCGTTTTTACCGTTGTGTATAACATCTTACAGATCGAGAGATGAGGCTGGAAAATTGGTAAGCCACTTTTATCACAAAGGAGATTACTATTTATGTTTTAGCTATGGATTGTATGCGGGGTCTTCCAACGAATTGAGTGCGAAAGTTGAGTTACCTTCATATGGACCTTCCATTGTTGACTATATCATTGTACCAAAATTCAAGTCATTTTCTATGGTAGATGCAGTATCCTTCTGTCACCTGCTCACTTTCAGTGATGGTTCCATGAAAGGCTTAAAATTCAAGCATGATAAGTTTGTGACCATTTATGATTCTAGTGTGGCTCCGAATCTCGCCATCACCTCTTCACCAGCTTCTTACCGGTTGAATGCATTTTTAGATGGTATCTTATACACCTGTAACAAGAACGTGCTTTCTAATAGTGGCCTACCTACGCTAGATGCTAATATTTACTCCTTTGACTTCAAGAAGAGGTCGGTAGAACCATTTTATGCTACAAATGATGAGGAAATCATTTCATTCGATTTCATGAGCAGAGAGTGTTTGGTCGATGATATAACATACCCAGGGAAGAGGCAGGTCTACTTCATTTGTTTACTCAAAAGTGAGTATAGTGAGAATATGATTTTAGAGGAACATCATCATACTGGAAATCATGACAATTGGACGTTTGATCTTGGTGGACATCGCAGATACAATCTTTTAACGGTATCTGATGATGAGTTTTGTTATATGAAAGTACTTGGCAACGACACCGTCATAGTGTTGACCAATTCTTATACTCAAACAATGAAACTAGGGGAAAATGGCCTCAAAAAGATGGctttttttaataataAAGGGCTTCCGAAGGAGGAAAACCAtcaattcttgaaaaactcctataatattatgtatgAAAAATCAGCAATTTTCCTAACAATTTTTGACGTACATGCCAATAGGTATACTGCCAAAATACATTCAAGTTTATTAAACGAAGGTCAAGTGCAGAAAGATCTCAAGTGGtcgaaagaaagaatattcaAACTTTCAAGACATGATCTATGTGATGCTGTCTTGCAGCTTTCAGGAAAGAGGTATATAGCGCTCACAAGAATGAGTGGGATAAACTTTATATCAAACACCCATCGAGGTCCCAAAATAGAAAAGGTGAAGGGAGCTCCTCTTTATGCTAACAAGGTTTATCTTGCATCTCAAGTAGTTAGAAATAAGGGAACAGATATAGACTCATTGCTTTTAGGAGGAAGTTTCAATTCGAAAAGGGGATTTCTGGAAAGGAAATTTTCGGCATATGATGAAAGCCTTTTGAAGCTAACCACTTCCACTAAAGTACCACTAGATAATGTAACTGATTTTTGGGTTGCAGATTTAATGACCGATGATGGTAACAATATTTTGTATGAATCAAGGGGCTCGGTTTATAAGAACGGAATATTGTTGACAGATGAACCCTATGACTACGGCATACTTGTTACAAGGACAGGAAtggttttgaaaaataatatgGATGGTTCCACTGGAGAAATGAAGCAGATTGATATGCTACAATCGGATAACAGCTTTACCAATGCGTTTTGCTATccaatcaaaaattcttaCGTCAGAATTTCAATACTTGACCCAGAATCTACTCATCTACGTAAAACGAAAGACATCTTCATTGAAGGCCTTGATTCTAAGGACAGTATTATAGATGGTTGCTCAAATGGTATTCAgagatttctttttgccgTATACTCATGTGGTAAGGTTTCGGTGTGGGATACAACTCAGAATGAGATAGCAACGTCTGGCCCAGATCTCTCCTTTATTGCCTACGAtttattgataaaaaacttTTGTGCCTGTGAAAACTCTGGAAACAACTCAATCTATGTTATTGCTTCAACATACATTGGCTGTGTGAGAgtttacaaaaaatcagaatCAAGTTTTCTAGAAATTGCTTTAGAAATACATTCCTCATATGGCCAGAAATTAGAAATACTAGGAACACTTTCAAACTCTCCGCTAGTCTTTCTTtacaatgaaaaagaaacaatctTGCTAAATCTGAATAACTTGACTTATGGATTTATACAGTTAGGCTTAGTTCCAAAACGAATGAGAATACGACCTGGGAAAGAATTGTTCTCTCTTTGTGTCTTAGACAGTGAATTTCGAATGAATGTGTTTGATTTTGGTATCACGTCTGGTAGTGGAGATCTTACTCAGCAGATAGTCTCATTGAAACCGCAAGTAGGCAATCAAATACTTCACCTCTCTAGCGTTCCTGTACACCTTCACACCATACCAAATAACCTCAATCAGGCGGTAGTATGCCTAGTTGATACTAATAGTGGACAGTACGAGTTGATGCTTTTTGATTACCTTTTAATGAAGCCAATTTCCACATTTCGTTTTCCCAATACGAAGTATTTACATGCAATCGTAAAACCGTTGTGGTCAGAAGATGATTCAATTTACTCATCATTAAGATATTTTTACGGTGACAAGTTTATTGTGTGTTTAAGTAGAGGTGATAAACGTACAGAATTCTCGTTATTTGAGATCAGAGATAGCGAGATTGTCCAGTTATATGCGCATTTTCTCGAAGATCCTGTATACTCggtttttatttattacGAAAAAAGTATGGTATTATTTTCTGGTGATAGAGGCGTGGTAGCGTACAGAGTACATCCGCTGAAAGATGGTTCCGAAATGCTCGAAGCATGCTCTTTCCCAGTACTTGAATTGGTTGATCCCATAGGACTTTCTACGTATATAGATGGCAATTACTTAGTTCACTTTGAACCCATGACAGGTTTTGTTAGGACTCACCTCCCaatcaaagaaacaacAGAATATCCATCGGAGGATTCGGGAGGTGCTTGCATGAGTTTCTTAGATTTCGGTAGTATTACACAAGTGGCCACTAAAAGATTCTCCAGGAAGCAAATAAAGCCTGGAAATAAGtatatgaaaaatggaaagatCTGCTCATTAGGCCGGTTGTCAAGCCTTTCTAGTGTTGAATTGAAATATTCCAACAGATCTTATGTTGCCACTATTGGTTTTGATAATATACTTGCGATATATGAGGATTCTGATAAATCACTGGTTGAAAATGATGGGCTAACTATGCCATACCTTAAAACCCGATTGCCGGATGAGATAATCTCATTGACACCTATTCCGGACGGATTTCACAACCTTCAAATATGTTCAAGCTTGAACGAAGAAAGGCTGAAGGGGGTATTACCTCTATTTATGCTTTGCGGTACTAAGGGTCAGGTTTATATTGTATCGGAACTTGTGAATGACTTATGGATGGGGCCATTGCACTATTGCGAGACTGTTGGTATAAAAAATGGAGGAGTAGCTCCAAATTCTGAGGCAAGTATGCGCAATGCTACTAGACAATACATCGTTAACAATGAGACTGGAATAAATGAAAGCggatttgatgaaatgggtaaaagtttgaaaagaagacatATTGATCATTTACCACATAGGACCATAGGTTTCTTTGATCCCGCGAAATTAAAAAGGGTGGCTGCAGATTTTCTCTAG
- the RIP1 gene encoding ubiquinol--cytochrome-c reductase catalytic subunit RIP1 (similar to Saccharomyces cerevisiae RIP1 (YEL024W); ancestral locus Anc_1.461), whose protein sequence is MLGIRSSVRSCFKPVSLTSKRLISQSLVASKSTYRTPNFDDVLKENNDSDKGRSYAYFMVGAMGLLSSAGAKSTVETFISSMTATADVLAMAKVEVNLAAIPLGKNVVVKWQGKPVFIRHRTPHEIEEANSVDMSVLKDPQTDADRVKDPQWLIMLGICTHLGCVPIGEAGDFGGWFCPCHGSHYDISGRIRRGPAPLNLEIPAYEFDGEKVIVG, encoded by the coding sequence atgtTAGGAATAAGATCATCTGTCAGATCTTGCTTTAAGCCAGTGTCTTTGACTTCAAAAAGACTGATTTCCCAATCTTTGGTCGCTAGCAAATCCACATACAGAACGCCAAACTTTGATGACGTTTTGAAGGAGAACAACGATTCTGATAAAGGCCGTTCTTACGCTTACTTCATGGTCGGTGCTATGGGTCTTTTGTCGTCTGCAGGTGCGAAATCAACTGTGGAAACCTTTATTTCCTCTATGACTGCCACAGCCGATGTTTTGGCCATGGCTAAAGTTGAAGTCAACTTGGCAGCCATTCCATTAGGTAAGAACGTCGTCGTCAAATGGCAAGGTAAGCCTGTGTTCATTAGACACAGAACTCCTCATGAGATCGAAGAAGCTAACAGCGTGGATATGTCTGTTTTGAAGGACCCACAAACGGACGCTGACAGAGTTAAGGATCCTCAGTGGTTAATCATGCTGGGTATTTGTACTCATTTGGGTTGTGTTCCAATTGGTGAAGCCGGAGATTTTGGTGGTTGGTTCTGTCCTTGTCATGGTTCGCATTACGATATCTCTGGTAGAATCAGAAGAGGTCCTGCTCCATTAAATTTGGAAATTCCCGCCTACGAATTCGATGGTGAGAAAGTCATAGTTGGTTGA
- the SKDI05G0450 gene encoding uncharacterized protein (similar to Saccharomyces cerevisiae YEL023C; ancestral locus Anc_1.460) gives MDNFEFIRKEYNITETGAKSNIDSSSHSSFGKNIILCFDGTRENFGPQPFTNILKLYRLLENSDESKQICYYQPGIGSVGFDAVVDVRRRLSISHLQNLLDSMFAFSLDNHICSAYLFLMRYFKPGDRIYMFGFSRGAFIARVLAGMIERVGLLNSGLEEMVEMAWQIYERWEYDSQPNELQYTSTLAEEFKRTFSRDYEVKIYFQGLFDSVNSVGILRDRLFPCTQRSNIVDHVRHCVSLDERRGKFKQLCFTPMPYIPKLFSLTYGKSLTDQCSQVSSSDSLMRGLGPENPLIKYTLKSGVHSIDKISPVIPEKHGKLLSSKSEETTELLQDLNTFLESNSCARDTECSTREIEAIFQLQSVQGSGNSSRMTMTPDLVEKWFPGDHSDIGGGWAPDCETEENLSNLPLRWILAEAIKFGVKFKLGSIHEYAAKHTSIGSLFADAHNYLDFCSPRKCSTSGVMNNDDAAQNEQTSRNKKMEDSLKKIKETRLSLKDEEEKIKDAFTQKCGHANKFMRLVWWILEMLPIGIRMENKEGKWQNFHVPNLGRSRYVPEYVSLHWSVYWRIKLDLGYRPDNLPEYVRQLFQDVEGIDLKTNKLSDKYNDQARTEETKTKEGVSDNEEQHVRLGQKASYFATSYNARLFDTKYLQLKEKFVKWGRSSWADIPDDLEVCLQQDKSL, from the coding sequence ATGgacaattttgaattcattCGTAAAGAATATAACATAACTGAAACGGGAGCTAAGAGTAACATAGATTCATCATCGCATTCATCGTTTgggaaaaatataattctttgttttgatggaacaagagaaaattttgggcCTCAGCCCTTCACCAACATCTTGAAATTGTATCGCCTTCTTGAAAACAGTGATGAATCTAAACAAATTTGCTATTACCAACCTGGAATTGGTTCTGTTGGGTTTGATGCAGTTGTTGATGTAAGGAGGCGGTTAAGTATTTCACATTTACAGAACTTGTTGGACTCTATGTTTGCATTTAGTTTAGACAACCACATATGTTCTGCGTATCTCTTTTTGATGAGGTATTTCAAACCAGGGGATAGGATTTATATGTTTGGTTTTTCTAGAGGAGCCTTTATTGCAAGAGTTCTTGCGGGAATGATTGAAAGGGTCGGCCTTTTGAATAGCGGACTGGAAGAAATGGTTGAAATGGCCTGGCAAATCTATGAAAGGTGGGAATACGACTCACAGCCAAACGAATTACAGTACACAAGTACCTTAGCTGAAGAATTCAAGAGGACATTTTCCAGGGATTACGAGGTCAAGATATACTTCCAGGGCTTATTTGATTCTGTGAACTCAGTAGGGATACTAAGGGACCGATTGTTTCCCTGTACCCAGAGAAGCAATATCGTTGACCATGTTCGTCATTGTGTATCCTTGGACGAAAGGCGTGGGAAATTCAAGCAGTTATGCTTCACACCGATGCCGTATATTCCAAAATTGTTTTCCCTGACATACGGTAAATCTTTGACCGACCAGTGCTCGCAAGTATCGTCCTCTGACTCATTGATGCGTGGCCTAGGCCCAGAAAACCCTTTGATCAAATATACTTTAAAGAGTGGTGTACATTCTATTGACAAAATATCCCCAGTCATTCCGGAAAAACATGGAAAGTTGCTATCGAGTAAAAGTGAGGAAACTACAGAACTATTGCAGGACTTAAATACATTTTTAGAAAGTAATTCATGCGCAAGAGATACGGAATGTTCGACAAGAGAGATTGAGGCCATTTTCCAACTTCAATCTGTTCAAGGCAGCGGGAATTCTAGCAGGATGACTATGACGCCCGATTTGgttgaaaaatggtttCCAGGTGATCATTCTGATATTGGAGGGGGTTGGGCACCTGACTGTGAGACAGAGgagaatttatcaaatttacCACTGCGATGGATCTTAGCAGAGGCAATCAAGTTTGGAGTTAAATTTAAACTTGGTTCGATACACGAGTATGCTGCCAAACATACTTCGATCGGATCTCTATTTGCGGATGCTCATAATTATCTTGATTTTTGCTCGCCAAGGAAATGTTCCACATCGGGTGTGATGAACAATGATGATGCAGCCCAAAATGAGCAGACGAGcagaaataagaaaatggaagattccttaaaaaaaatcaaagagaCCAGACTGAGCTTAAaagatgaggaagaaaaaataaaggatGCTTTTACTCAAAAATGTGGACATGCAAATAAGTTCATGAGATTGGTATGGTGGATATTAGAAATGCTTCCCATTGGAATAAGGATGGAAAATAAGGAAggaaaatggcaaaattttcatgTACCTAATCTTGGAAGATCTCGCTATGTGCCGGAATATGTCAGTTTACATTGGTCAGTCTATTGGAGAATTAAGCTCGATCTTGGGTACAGACCAGATAATTTACCAGAATATGTCAGGCAACTGTTTCAAGATGTGGAAGGAATCGATTTAAAGACTAATAAACTTTCAGACAAATACAATGATCAGGCCCGCACTGAGGAAACTAAAACTAAAGAGGGCGTTTCTGATAATGAGGAACAGCACGTCCGGTTAGGACAAAAAGCAAGCTACTTTGCTACGTCATACAATGCGAGATTATTTGACACTAAATATTTACaactaaaagaaaaatttgtgAAATGGGGTCGCAGTTCTTGGGCCGACATTCCTGATGACTTAGAAGTTTGTTTACAACAGGACAAATCCCTttaa
- the GEA2 gene encoding Arf family guanine nucleotide exchange factor GEA2 (similar to Saccharomyces cerevisiae GEA2 (YEL022W) and GEA1 (YJR031C); ancestral locus Anc_1.455): MSSKGFTTVDPVTIIIKECINLSTAMRKYSKFTSQSGVVALLGGGSEIFSNQDDYLAHTFNNLNANKHNDPFLSGFIQLRLMLNKLKNLENIDSLTILQPFLLIVSTSSISGYITSLALDSLQKFFTLNIINESSKNYIGAYRATVNALAHCRFEGSQQLSDDSVLLKVVFLLRSIVDSPYGNLLSNSIIYDVLQTILSLACNNRRSEVLRIAAQSTMISITVKIFSKLETMEPVNVNQVYINDESYTNDVLKADTIGTSMQFKEGEPQEDAIALEVNDEEAISEDEKNEETHAHSKKSVDEIEQLEIVEKTTRSNSRIQAYADDNYGLPVARQYLNLLLSMIAPENELKHSYSTRIFGLELIQTALEISGDRLQLYPRLFTLISDPIFKSILFIIQNTTKLSLLQATLQLFTTLVVILGNNLQLQIELTLTRIFSILLDDGTASNSNSENRNKPSIIKELLIEQISILWTRSPSFFTSAFINFDCNLDRADVSLNFLKALTKLALPESALTTTESVPPICLEGLVSLVDDMFDHMKDIGREEFARQENEMEILKKRDRKTEFIECTNAFNEKPKKGIPMLIEKGFIASDSDKDVAEFLFKNNNRMNKKTIGLLLCHPDKISLLNEYIRLFDFSGLRVDEAIRILLTKFRLPGESQQIERIVEAFSSTYCENQNYDPSKISDNAEDDNSTVQPDPDSVFILSYSIIMLNTDLYNPQVKEHMSFEDYSGNLRGCCNHKDFPFWYLDRIYCSIRDKEIVMPEEHHGNEKWFEDAWNNLISSTTVITEIKRDTQSVIDKLTPMELLCFDRAIFKQVGPSIVSTLFNIYVVASDDRISTRMITSLDKCSFISAFFGFKDLFNDILTSIAKGTTLINLNHDDELSTLAFEYGPMPLVEITFEDKHIRIPVSTDAVRFGRSFKGQLNTVVFFRIIHRNKDPTIFSKELWSTIVDIILKLYEILILPPDIFPDLQKKLKLSNLPKPLPEISINKSKENKGLLSTFASYLKGDEEPTEEEIKSSKKAMECINSSNIAASVFGNESNITVDLIKSLLESAKTEKNADNSRYFEAELLFITELTIALFLFCKQERELGNFILQKVFQLSHTKGLTKRAVRRMLTYKVLLISLCVDQTEYLSKLINDELLKKGEIFTQKFFATNQGKEFLKRLFSLTESESYREFLLGNENFWKFLRKITAMKEQSESIFEYLNESIKTDAKILTTENFMWVLGLLDEISSMGAVGNHWEKEYQKLTESGHKVDKENPYKKSIDLSLKSIQLTSHLLEDNDNLNKNKIFAIIQALAHQCINPCKQISEFAIETLEQTLIDRVEVPTDEIESVEELIEGGLLPLLDSSETQKEQKIPISSILAIISNVYLHYLRLGKTTNETFLKILGIFNKFVEDPEIEKQLQQLILGKKCIEKEVNGSSSPSSVHEQTPTSSDSHAEAAASVDDIVNDHGTEKQAEKDVKE; the protein is encoded by the coding sequence ATGAGTAGCAAGGGATTCACTACGGTAGATCCCGTCACTATCATAATCAAAGAATGCATTAATTTATCAACAGCAATGCGAAAGTACTCCAAATTTACTTCTCAATCTGGAGTGGTTGCTTTACTGGGAGGAGGAAGCGAGATTTTCAGTAATCAGGATGACTATTTGGCCCACACATTCAACAATTTAAACGCGAACAAACACAATGATCCATTTTTATCGGGCTTCATTCAGCTAAGGCTTATGTTGAATAAGCTGAAAAATCTAGAAAATATAGATTCCTTGACCATTTTGCAACCATTTTTATTAATTGTAAGTACAAGTTCCATTTCTGGTTACATCACCTCTCTGGCCCTTGATTCTCTACAGAAATTCTTCACATTgaatattatcaatgaatCATCTAAAAACTATATTGGCGCGTATAGAGCAACTGTGAATGCCTTAGCACACTGTAGATTTGAAGGATCCCAACAACTCTCCGATGATTCAGTTCTTTTAAAAGTCGTATTTTTACTGCGCTCAATCGTCGATTCGCCATACGGGAATTTATTATCTAACTCAATAATATATGATGTTTTACAAACAATTCTGTCATTGGCTTGTAATAATAGAAGGAGCGAAGTCCTCAGGATTGCAGCCCAATCGACAATGATTTCCATAACagtaaaaattttctcaaaattaGAGACTATGGAGCCCGTCAATGTCAATCAGGTATATATCAATGATGAGAGTTATACGAATGACGTCTTGAAGGCTGATACGATTGGCACAAGTATGCAATTCAAAGAAGGAGAACCTCAGGAAGACGCCATTGCCTTAGAAGTAAATGATGAGGAAGCTATTAGCgaagatgagaaaaatgaagagacACATGctcattcaaagaagagtGTGGATGAGATCGAACAACTAGAAATTGTGGAGAAAACAACAAGATCGAATTCTAGAATCCAAGCATACGCTGATGACAATTATGGGTTGCCAGTGGCTAGACAATATTTGAACTTACTACTATCAATGATCGCgccagaaaatgaattaaaACATTCATACTCCACTAGAATATTTGGCTTGGAGTTAATCCAAACGGCATTAGAAATTTCGGGCGATCGATTGCAGCTATATCCACGCCTCTTCACATTAATATCAGACcctattttcaaaagcatCCTGTTTATTATCCAGAACACTACTAAACTGTCACTACTACAAGCTACGCTACAGTTATTTACCACGCTAGTTGTCATACTGGGGAATAATTTACAGTTGCAGATCGAGCTTACGTTAACAAGAATATTCTCCATTCTTTTGGACGATGGCACTGCAAGTAATTCAAATTCTGAAAATAGGAACAAACcatcaataataaaagagcTTTTAATTGAGCAAATATCCATCTTATGGACTAGATctccatcttttttcacttccgcattcatcaattttgatTGTAACCTTGATAGGGCTGatgtttctttgaatttcttgaaagcGCTAACAAAATTGGCCTTACCAGAATCTGCTTTGACCACCACGGAAAGTGTACCACCCATTTGCCTAGAAGGCTTAGTTTCATTAGTTGATGACATGTTCGATCACATGAAGGACATTGGCAGAGAAGAATTCGCCAGGCAAGAGAATGAAATGgaaattttaaagaaaagggaTCGTAAAACGGAGTTCATTGAATGTACCAATGCGTTTAATGAAAAGCCTAAAAAAGGCATTCCCATGTTGATAGAAAAAGGTTTCATTGCTTCTGACTCTGATAAGGACGTTGCcgagtttcttttcaaaaacaacaatCGTATGAATAAGAAAACGATCGGTTTGCTACTGTGTCACCCAGACAAGATAAGCTTGTTAAACGAATATATTCgtttgtttgatttttcagGATTGAGAGTTGATGAAGCTATAAGGATTTTGTTGACCAAATTCAGATTACCTGGTGAATCGCAACagattgaaagaattgtcGAGGCTTTCTCATCCACATATTGtgaaaaccaaaattaTGATCCATCCAAGATTAGCGACAATGCCGAAGATGACAATTCTACGGTCCAACCGGATCCTGAttctgttttcattttaagTTATTCAATTATCATGCTGAACACGGACCTGTATAATCCTCAAGTAAAGGAACATATGTCATTTGAGGATTATTCTGGTAATTTGAGAGGATGTTGTAATCATAAGGACTTTCCATTCTGGTACTTAGATAGAATCTACTGTTCCATCAGGGATAAGGAAATCGTTATGCCTGAAGAACATCATGGTAACGAAAAGTGGTTCGAAGATGCTTGGAATaatttaatttcttcaactaCTGTGATAACTGAGATCAAAAGGGATACACAATCCGTTATAGATAAATTGACACCTATGGAGCTTTTATGTTTTGATAGAGCAATTTTCAAACAAGTTGGGCCAAGCATTGTCAGTACGCTATTCAATATTTACGTAGTTGCATCTGATGACCGTATCTCAACTAGAATGATAACAAGTTTAGATAAATGTTCCTTTATCTCAGCCTTTTTTGGCTTCAAAGATCTCTTCAATGATATACTGACCTCCATTGCTAAGGGCACTACTTTAATAAATTTAAACCATGATGATGAACTTTCGACTCTGGCATTTGAGTACGGCCCAATGCCATTGGTAGAAATTACTTTTGAAGACAAACATATCAGGATTCCAGTCAGTACGGATGCTGTTAGATTCGGTAGGTCATTCAAGGGCCAGTTAAACACAGTAGTATTTTTCCGCATCATTCATAGGAACAAGGATCCCACGATTTTTTCTAAGGAGTTATGGTCAACCATTGTGGACATCATCCTAAAATTATACGAAATCTTAATTTTGCCTCCTGATATTTTTCCtgatttgcaaaagaaattgaaattaagTAACTTACCCAAGCCATTGCCTGAAATTTCTATTAataaaagcaaagaaaacaaaggaCTCTTGTCGACATTTGCCTCTTATTTGAAAGGTGATGAAGAACccacagaagaagaaataaaatcCTCAAAAAAGGCGATGGAGTGCATCAATTCGAGTAATATTGCTGCTTCCGTCTTTGGAAATGAATCCAATATAACCGTAGATTTAATAAAGAGCTTACTGGAGTCTGCGAAAACAGAGAAAAATGCGGATAATTCCAGATATTTTGAGGCAGAACTTTTATTTATCACTGAATTGACAATCGCGTTGTTTCTGTTCTGCAAACAAGAGAGGGAATTAGGAAACTTTATACTACAAAAGGTTTTCCAACTTTCGCACACGAAGGGCCTCACAAAAAGGGCCGTTCGAAGAATGTTGACATATAAGGTTTTATTAATTTCATTATGTGTGGATCAGACTGAGTATCTATCGAAATTGATAAACGATGAACTATTAAAGAAAGGCGAAATTTTTACccagaaattttttgctaCTAATCAAGGTAAGGAGTTTTTAAAGAggttattttcattgactGAATCGGAGTCCTACAGAGAATTTTTATTgggaaatgaaaatttttggaaatttctAAGAAAGATTACCGCAATGAAAGAGCAGAGTGAAagcatttttgaatatttgaatGAATCGATCAAAACTGACGCCAAGATTTTGAcaactgaaaatttcatgTGGGTCCTGGGACTGTTagatgaaatttcatcaatgggTGCTGTTGGTAATCATTGGGAAAAGGaataccaaaaattgaCAGAAAGTGGACATAAAGTGGACAAGGAAAACCCATACAAGAAATCGATTGATTTGTCACTAAAGTCTATCCAGTTAACATCACATTTATTGGAAGACAATGATAATTTGAATAAGAACAAGATATTCGCTATCATTCAAGCCTTGGCACATCAATGCATCAATCCGTGTAAGCAGATAAGTGAATTTGCCATAGAAACACTAGAACAGACACTTATTGACAGAGTCGAAGTCCCAACTGATGAAATAGAATCAGTGGAGGAATTGATCGAGGGCGGATTACTACCATTACTAGATTCGAGTGAAACACAGAAAGAGCAAAAGATCCCCATTTCGTCTATATTAGcaataatatcaaatgTTTACTTACACTATCTGAGACTAGGGAAGACAACCAAtgaaacatttttgaaaatattggGTATTTTCAATAAGTTTGTGGAAGACCCAGAGATTGAAAAGCAGCTACAACAATTAATTCTCGGTAAGAAATGCATCGAAAAGGAGGTCAATGGATCATCGTCTCCTTCATCTGTACATGAACAAACGCCAACGTCCAGTGACTCTCATGCTGAAGCTGCGGCGTCAGTTGATGACATTGTAAATGATCATGGTACGGAGAAACAAGCAGAAAAAGATGTCAAGGAATAG